A genomic window from Gossypium hirsutum isolate 1008001.06 chromosome D10, Gossypium_hirsutum_v2.1, whole genome shotgun sequence includes:
- the LOC107914938 gene encoding glycolipid transfer protein 1 isoform X2: MEGTVFTPSLEGMQHIRSPQGEMLTKPFLDVCKLILPVIDKFGTAMALVKRDIGRNTSRLEKKYQSDPFRYNYLYNMVKEEYECKSAKGSTSCTNGILWLTRAMDFIVELFRNLLAHPDWSVTDACTDAYGKTLKKFHGWIASSSFTVAMKLAPDRKKFMEVITCKGDVRADMEKFCLTFPPYLEENHKFLSKFGLDDLKA, translated from the exons ATGGAAGGAACAGTTTTTACTCCATCATTGGAAGGAATGCAGCACATCAGATCCCCGCAAGGAGAAATGCTTACAAAGCCATTCCTGGACGTCTGCAAGTTGATTTTGCCAGTCATAG ATAAGTTTGGAACTGCTATGGCCCTTGTAAAGCGTGATATTGGTAGAAACACATCA AGATTGGAAAAAAAATACCAGTCGGATCCCTTTAGATACAACTACTTGTACAATATGGTGAAAGAAGAGTATGAATGTAAATCAGCGAAAGGATCAACAAGTTGTACTAATGGTATTCTTTGGTTGACAAG aGCAATGGATTTTATAGTAGAATTGTTCCGCAACTTACTTGCACATCCAGATTGGTCAGTGACTGATGCTTGTACAGATGCCTATGGCAAGACCCTGAAAAAATTCCATGGATGGATTGCTAGCTCAAGTTTcaca GTTGCTATGAAGCTGGCACCAGATAGGAAGAAATTCATGGAAGTGATAACTTGCAAAGGAGATGTTAGAGCCGACATGGAGAAATTTTGTTTGACATTTCCTCCATATCTTGAGGAAAATCATAAGTTTCTG
- the LOC107914938 gene encoding glycolipid transfer protein 1 isoform X1: MEGTVFTPSLEGMQHIRSPQGEMLTKPFLDVCKLILPVIDKFGTAMALVKRDIGRNTSRLEKKYQSDPFRYNYLYNMVKEEYECKSAKGSTSCTNGILWLTRAMDFIVELFRNLLAHPDWSVTDACTDAYGKTLKKFHGWIASSSFTVAMKLAPDRKKFMEVITCKGDVRADMEKFCLTFPPYLEENHKFLVRKICSKMYLFCYTTNPYMQQSCFLNFENDIIYSYWNDL, from the exons ATGGAAGGAACAGTTTTTACTCCATCATTGGAAGGAATGCAGCACATCAGATCCCCGCAAGGAGAAATGCTTACAAAGCCATTCCTGGACGTCTGCAAGTTGATTTTGCCAGTCATAG ATAAGTTTGGAACTGCTATGGCCCTTGTAAAGCGTGATATTGGTAGAAACACATCA AGATTGGAAAAAAAATACCAGTCGGATCCCTTTAGATACAACTACTTGTACAATATGGTGAAAGAAGAGTATGAATGTAAATCAGCGAAAGGATCAACAAGTTGTACTAATGGTATTCTTTGGTTGACAAG aGCAATGGATTTTATAGTAGAATTGTTCCGCAACTTACTTGCACATCCAGATTGGTCAGTGACTGATGCTTGTACAGATGCCTATGGCAAGACCCTGAAAAAATTCCATGGATGGATTGCTAGCTCAAGTTTcaca GTTGCTATGAAGCTGGCACCAGATAGGAAGAAATTCATGGAAGTGATAACTTGCAAAGGAGATGTTAGAGCCGACATGGAGAAATTTTGTTTGACATTTCCTCCATATCTTGAGGAAAATCATAAGTTTCTGGTAAGAAAAATTTGCTCAAAGATGTATCTTTTTTGCTATACCACCAATCCATATATGCAACAATCATGTTTCTTGAACTTTGAGAATgatatcatatattcatattgGAACGATCTGTGA